A genomic window from Vigna radiata var. radiata cultivar VC1973A chromosome 2, Vradiata_ver6, whole genome shotgun sequence includes:
- the LOC106756377 gene encoding uncharacterized protein LOC106756377 isoform X1, translating to MAIAGLHSVSVLDSPFLRDSHSQSSRRGGEGRRGSTRSSSLLQMWREIEDEHVVNQVQGRPGDVPLDQRRNGLIAELSQEDRLDIQERGQGHVLEDAVLVENESETWSQSPSHNESHEDHEDLNNSSCENSSDLGEVERERVRQIFREWMNSGARDHVSSGSRRSSGSRREWLGETEQERVRIIREWVQLSSQQRSVSSGENREEPSAEIGTQIERVRDGLTVNQNGGQNEHTRRGIRKLCGRQAILDMLKKAERERQREIEDLSVHRAVSQFPYRNRIQALLRGRFLRNDRPVDNNRPLSVAESELGFLRRKQTVSGLREGFIARKENCGCSQATSNVSDTSSNVDNIDFSTNEQMGSNSSRLVPIAHSEQSDPNDRGSDGLRVSDSQSCVQGTTSENLNCQESNAQVGDRMQHFPIESLDCQSSFSASVERVNNTEQNVDVLPIDYGANEITQQSLRIEDSQHSNNQEFSEVHIEHSGLCDINSNENNSSNHDIHMDGNVDDVNWNESSTLEVEQPEEAFENEGSDWYQNNIEWRNSAEENADGNQISNTGNEWPENTLGNADGENSHLQESHEAWQEDGGFQEAVENWLGGPSDHENAPVGRIRGFYFPEDDNVYSVELRELLNRRSVSNLLHSSFRDSLDQLIQSYVERQGNAHIDWELQETTPSSDSVEQDLEQQSRDQIVDQEGPVNSPLDLPSLPIPPPLPLWDQHHHHRDNWSQNEINNQRLGIDWEIVNDLRIDMARLQQRMNNMQRMLEACMDMQLELQRSIRQEVSAALNRSAGSSEVHDYCESPEDKSKWECVRKGLCCVCCESNIDSLLYRCGHLCTCSKCANELLQSRKKCPMCQAPVVEVIRAYSIQ from the exons AGAGGGAAGACGGGGAAGCACCCGGTCATCTTCACTCTTGCAAATGTGGCGAGAGATTGAAGATGAACATGTGGTGAATCAAGTTCAAGGAAGGCCTGGTGATGTACCTCTTGATCAAAGGAGGAATGGGTTGATTGCTGAGCTCTCTCAGGAAGATAGACTGGATATCCAAGAGAGAGGGCAGGGTCATGTTTTAGAAGATGCAGTTTTGGTTGAGAATGAATCTGAAACATGGTCACAGTCACCAAGTCATAATGAGTCCCATGAAGATCACGAGGATTTAAATAATTCTAGCTGTGAAAACTCTTCTGATTTAGGAGAAGTTGAAAGGGAAAGAGTTAGGCAAATTTTCAGGGAATGGATGAATAGTGGTGCCAGGGATCATGTATCAAGTGGGTCTCGACGAAGTAGTGGTTCAAGGAGAGAATGGCTTGGGGAAACTGAACAGGAAAGGGTGAGAATTATTAGGGAGTGGGTACAATTGAGTAGCCAGCAGAGAAGTGTTTCATCTGGGGAAAACAGGGAAGAACCATCTGCTGAAATTGGTACACAAATTGAACGTGTTCGTGATGGACTCACTGTTAACCAGAATGGGGGCCAAAATGAGCATACACGGAGGGGCATACGGAAATTATGCGGCCGACAGGCTATCCTTGATATGCTTAAGAAGGCTGAAAGAGAGAGGCAAAGAGAAATTGAGGATTTGTCAGTACATCGGGCTGTATCTCAATTCCCCTATCGTAATCGAATTCAG GCATTGCTTAGAGGCAGATTCTTGAGAAATGATAGACCTGTCGATAATAACAGGCCCCTATCTGTTGCAGAAAGTGAATTGGGCTTCTTGAGGCGTAAGCAAACTGTATCAGGTCTAag GGAGGGATTTATCGCTAGAAAGGAGAATTGTGGTTGCAGTCAAGCAACCAGCAATGTATCTGATACCTCGTCAAATGTTGATAATATTGATTTTAGCACTAATGAACAAATGGGATCAAACAGTTCACGTTTAGTCCCAATTGCTCATTCTGAGCAGTCTGACCCTAATGACAGAGGAAGCGATGGTCTCAGGGTATCAGACAGCCAGAGCTGTGTACAGGGTACCACATCTGAGAACCTAAATTGCCAAGAATCTAATGCTCAAGTAGGAGATCGAATGCAACATTTTCCGATTGAATCACTAGATTGCCAATCATCATTCAGTGCTAGTGTTGAAAGAGTGAACAACACCGAGCAAAATGTTGATGTGTTGCCTATTGATTACGGTGCTAATGAAATTACCCAACAAAGCTTGCGAATTGAAGATTCGCAGCATAGTAATAACCAGGAATTCAGCGAGGTGCATATTGAGCATTCTGGGTTGTGTGATATAAATAGTAACGAAAACAATTCTTCAAATCATGACATTCATATGGATGGTAATGTTGACGATGTAAATTGGAATGAATCTAGTACTCTGGAAGTAGAACAGCCAGAAGAAGCTTTTGAAAATGAAGGAAGTGACTGGTATCAGAATAATATCGAATGGAGAAATAGCGCAGAGGAAAATGCGGATGGTAATCAGATCAGTAACACAGGAAATGAGTGGCCAGAAAACACTTTGGGAAATGCGGATGGAGAAAACTCTCATCTGCAAGAATCTCATGAGGCATGGCAAGAAGATGGTGGCTTCCAAGAGGCTGTGGAAAATTGGTTGGGAGGACCTTCAGATCATGAAAATGCTCCAGTTGGTAGAATTCGAGGATTTTATTTTCCTGAAGATGACAATGTGTACAGTGTTGAACTCAGGGAACTTCTTAATAG GAGAAGTGTCTCGAACCTCCTTCACAGCAGTTTCCGGGATAGTCTGGATCAGTTAATACAATCATATGTTGAAAGGCAAGGTAATGCACACATTGACTGGGAATTGCAAGAAACAACCCCATCATCTGACTCGGTAGAGCAGGACCTTGAACAGCAAAGTAGAGATCAAATTGTTGATCAGGAGGGTCCTGTTAATAGTCCACTTGATCTGCCCTCTTTACCTATACCGCCTCCTCTGCCTCTATGGGACCAGCACCACCACCATCGTGACAACTGGTCACAGAATGAGATAAATAATCAGCGTCTAGGAATT GATTGGGAGATTGTTAATGACTTAAGAATTGACATGGCTCGATTGCAACAAAGGATGAATAACATGCAGAGAATGCTGGAGGCCTGTATGGATATGCAGCTTGAGTTGCAGCGCTCTATAAGACAAGAAGTTTCTGCAGCCCTAAATCGCTCTGCTGGTTCGTCTG AAGTACATGATTATTGCGAGTCACCAGAAGATAAATCTAAATGGGAATGTGTGAGAAAAGGTCTTTGCTGTGTATGCTGCGAAAGCAATATCGATTCTTTGTTGTACAG ATGTGGTCATTTGTGTACATGTTCAAAATGTGCCAATGAGTTGCTCCAAAGCAGGAAGAAATGCCCTATGTGTCAAGCACCTGTGGTGGAGGTGATAAGGGCTTACTCTATACAATAA
- the LOC106756377 gene encoding uncharacterized protein LOC106756377 isoform X2 has translation MAIAGLHSVSVLDSPFLRDSHSQSSRRGGEGRRGSTRSSSLLQMWREIEDEHVVNQVQGRPGDVPLDQRRNGLIAELSQEDRLDIQERGQGHVLEDAVLVENESETWSQSPSHNESHEDHEDLNNSSCENSSDLGEVERERVRQIFREWMNSGARDHVSSGSRRSSGSRREWLGETEQERVRIIREWVQLSSQQRSVSSGENREEPSAEIGTQIERVRDGLTVNQNGGQNEHTRRGIRKLCGRQAILDMLKKAERERQREIEDLSVHRAVSQFPYRNRIQALLRGRFLRNDRPVDNNRPLSVAESELGFLRRKQTVSGLREGFIARKENCGCSQATSNVSDTSSNVDNIDFSTNEQMGSNSSRLVPIAHSEQSDPNDRGSDGLRVSDSQSCVQGTTSENLNCQESNAQVGDRMQHFPIESLDCQSSFSASVERVNNTEQNVDVLPIDYGANEITQQSLRIEDSQHSNNQEFSEVHIEHSGLCDINSNENNSSNHDIHMDGNVDDVNWNESSTLEVEQPEEAFENEGSDWYQNNIEWRNSAEENADGNQISNTGNEWPENTLGNADGENSHLQESHEAWQEDGGFQEAVENWLGGPSDHENAPVGRIRGFYFPEDDNVYSVELRELLNRRSVSNLLHSSFRDSLDQLIQSYVERQGNAHIDWELQETTPSSDSVEQDLEQQSRDQIVDQEGPVNSPLDLPSLPIPPPLPLWDQHHHHRDNWSQNEINNQRLGIDWEIVNDLRIDMARLQQRMNNMQRMLEACMDMQLELQRSIRQEVSAALNRSAEVHDYCESPEDKSKWECVRKGLCCVCCESNIDSLLYRCGHLCTCSKCANELLQSRKKCPMCQAPVVEVIRAYSIQ, from the exons AGAGGGAAGACGGGGAAGCACCCGGTCATCTTCACTCTTGCAAATGTGGCGAGAGATTGAAGATGAACATGTGGTGAATCAAGTTCAAGGAAGGCCTGGTGATGTACCTCTTGATCAAAGGAGGAATGGGTTGATTGCTGAGCTCTCTCAGGAAGATAGACTGGATATCCAAGAGAGAGGGCAGGGTCATGTTTTAGAAGATGCAGTTTTGGTTGAGAATGAATCTGAAACATGGTCACAGTCACCAAGTCATAATGAGTCCCATGAAGATCACGAGGATTTAAATAATTCTAGCTGTGAAAACTCTTCTGATTTAGGAGAAGTTGAAAGGGAAAGAGTTAGGCAAATTTTCAGGGAATGGATGAATAGTGGTGCCAGGGATCATGTATCAAGTGGGTCTCGACGAAGTAGTGGTTCAAGGAGAGAATGGCTTGGGGAAACTGAACAGGAAAGGGTGAGAATTATTAGGGAGTGGGTACAATTGAGTAGCCAGCAGAGAAGTGTTTCATCTGGGGAAAACAGGGAAGAACCATCTGCTGAAATTGGTACACAAATTGAACGTGTTCGTGATGGACTCACTGTTAACCAGAATGGGGGCCAAAATGAGCATACACGGAGGGGCATACGGAAATTATGCGGCCGACAGGCTATCCTTGATATGCTTAAGAAGGCTGAAAGAGAGAGGCAAAGAGAAATTGAGGATTTGTCAGTACATCGGGCTGTATCTCAATTCCCCTATCGTAATCGAATTCAG GCATTGCTTAGAGGCAGATTCTTGAGAAATGATAGACCTGTCGATAATAACAGGCCCCTATCTGTTGCAGAAAGTGAATTGGGCTTCTTGAGGCGTAAGCAAACTGTATCAGGTCTAag GGAGGGATTTATCGCTAGAAAGGAGAATTGTGGTTGCAGTCAAGCAACCAGCAATGTATCTGATACCTCGTCAAATGTTGATAATATTGATTTTAGCACTAATGAACAAATGGGATCAAACAGTTCACGTTTAGTCCCAATTGCTCATTCTGAGCAGTCTGACCCTAATGACAGAGGAAGCGATGGTCTCAGGGTATCAGACAGCCAGAGCTGTGTACAGGGTACCACATCTGAGAACCTAAATTGCCAAGAATCTAATGCTCAAGTAGGAGATCGAATGCAACATTTTCCGATTGAATCACTAGATTGCCAATCATCATTCAGTGCTAGTGTTGAAAGAGTGAACAACACCGAGCAAAATGTTGATGTGTTGCCTATTGATTACGGTGCTAATGAAATTACCCAACAAAGCTTGCGAATTGAAGATTCGCAGCATAGTAATAACCAGGAATTCAGCGAGGTGCATATTGAGCATTCTGGGTTGTGTGATATAAATAGTAACGAAAACAATTCTTCAAATCATGACATTCATATGGATGGTAATGTTGACGATGTAAATTGGAATGAATCTAGTACTCTGGAAGTAGAACAGCCAGAAGAAGCTTTTGAAAATGAAGGAAGTGACTGGTATCAGAATAATATCGAATGGAGAAATAGCGCAGAGGAAAATGCGGATGGTAATCAGATCAGTAACACAGGAAATGAGTGGCCAGAAAACACTTTGGGAAATGCGGATGGAGAAAACTCTCATCTGCAAGAATCTCATGAGGCATGGCAAGAAGATGGTGGCTTCCAAGAGGCTGTGGAAAATTGGTTGGGAGGACCTTCAGATCATGAAAATGCTCCAGTTGGTAGAATTCGAGGATTTTATTTTCCTGAAGATGACAATGTGTACAGTGTTGAACTCAGGGAACTTCTTAATAG GAGAAGTGTCTCGAACCTCCTTCACAGCAGTTTCCGGGATAGTCTGGATCAGTTAATACAATCATATGTTGAAAGGCAAGGTAATGCACACATTGACTGGGAATTGCAAGAAACAACCCCATCATCTGACTCGGTAGAGCAGGACCTTGAACAGCAAAGTAGAGATCAAATTGTTGATCAGGAGGGTCCTGTTAATAGTCCACTTGATCTGCCCTCTTTACCTATACCGCCTCCTCTGCCTCTATGGGACCAGCACCACCACCATCGTGACAACTGGTCACAGAATGAGATAAATAATCAGCGTCTAGGAATT GATTGGGAGATTGTTAATGACTTAAGAATTGACATGGCTCGATTGCAACAAAGGATGAATAACATGCAGAGAATGCTGGAGGCCTGTATGGATATGCAGCTTGAGTTGCAGCGCTCTATAAGACAAGAAGTTTCTGCAGCCCTAAATCGCTCTGCTG AAGTACATGATTATTGCGAGTCACCAGAAGATAAATCTAAATGGGAATGTGTGAGAAAAGGTCTTTGCTGTGTATGCTGCGAAAGCAATATCGATTCTTTGTTGTACAG ATGTGGTCATTTGTGTACATGTTCAAAATGTGCCAATGAGTTGCTCCAAAGCAGGAAGAAATGCCCTATGTGTCAAGCACCTGTGGTGGAGGTGATAAGGGCTTACTCTATACAATAA